A window from Balearica regulorum gibbericeps isolate bBalReg1 chromosome 1, bBalReg1.pri, whole genome shotgun sequence encodes these proteins:
- the SMIM45 gene encoding small integral membrane protein 45, whose amino-acid sequence MRPRCWLRVSPAQSRQPRPLPPSLPPSLPPSRPAPVASRCGPALPERGPFSLALPGWERSLTHPGRAPADARGSSSPISHPIALRPRKEGGAAPDSAPHAWVARGSWQGTSTAPTMPHFLDWFVPVYLMISILILVGFGACIYYFEPGLQEAHKWRTQRPIMERDLRKTLMIRDNLAFGVPEV is encoded by the exons ATGAGGCCGCGCTGCTGGCTGCGTGTCAGCCCCGCACAGTCCCGCCAGCCGCGGCCGCTCCcgccatccctccctccctccctccctccctcccgccccgcgCCTGTCGCCTCTCGCTGTGGCCCTGCTCTCCCGGAGCGGGGTCCCTTCTCCCTGGCACTGCCCGGCTGGGAAAGGAGCCTGACTCATCCCGGACGGGCCCCGGCAGATGCCAGAGGGAGCAGCTCTCCCATCTCTCATCCCATCGCACTGCGCCCGCGGAAGGAG GGCGGCGCTGCTCCGGACTCGGCACCTCACGCCTGGGTGGCGAGGGGCTCCTGGCAAGGCACATCGACTGCTCCCA CCATGCCCCACTTCTTGGATTGGTTTGTGCCGGTGTATCTGATGATCTCCATTCTCATCCTGGTGGGCTTTGGAGCTTGCATTTACTATTTTGAGCCAGGACTCCAGGAAGCCCATAAGTGGCGAACGCAGAGGCCGATCATGGAACGAGACCTTCGGAAGACGCTGATGATTCGGGACAACCTGGCCTTTGGGGTGCCCGAGGTCTGA
- the SEPTIN3 gene encoding neuronal-specific septin-3 isoform X4 — protein sequence MSELVPEPRQKPVVPMKPMGINANLLGYIGIDTIIEQMRKKTMKTGFDFNIMVVGQSGLGKSTLVNTLFKSQVSRKSSGWNREEKIPKTVEIKAIGHVIEEGGVKMKLTVIDTPGFGDQINNENCWEPIEKYINEQYEKFLKEEVNIARKKRIPDTRVHCCLYFISPTGHSLRPLDLEFMKHLSKVVNIIPVIAKADTMTLEEKTEFKQRVRKELEVNGIEFYPQKEFDEDLEDKTENDKIRESMPFAVVGSDKEYQVNGKRVLGRKTPWGIIEVENLTHCEFALLRDFVIRTHLQDLKEVTHNIHYETYRAKRLNDNGGLPPMTAETEENHESNL from the exons ATGTCTGAGCTGGTCCCAGAGCCACGACAAAAACCAGTCGTACCGATGAAACCCATGGGCATTAACGCCAACTTACTGGGCTACATCGGTATTGACACCATCATTGAGCAGATGCGCAAGAAAACCATGAAGACGGGTTTCGACTTCAACATCATGGTTGTAG GTCAGAGTGGACTGGGAAAGTCAACATTGGTGAACACCCTCTTCAAATCCCAGGTGAGCCGCAAATCTTCAGGCTGGAACCGGGAGGAGAAAATCCCCAAGACAGTGGAGATCAAAGCCATTGGGCATG TCATTGAAGAAGGTGGTGTCAAAATGAAGCTGACAGTGATCGACACGCCGGGATTCGGGGACCAGATCAACAATGAGAACTG CTGGGAGCCTATTGAGAAATATATCAACGAGCAATACgaaaaatttttgaaagaggaGGTGAATATTGCAAGGAAGAAACGAATTCCAGACACGCGAGTGCACTGCTGCCTCTACTTCATCTCCCCCACAGGCCACTC CTTGCGGCCTTTGGACCTGGAGTTCATGAAACATCTCAGCAAGGTAGTGAACATCATCCCGGTTATTGCCAAGGCTGACACCATGACCTTGGAGGAGAAGACCGAATTCAAACAGAGA GTGCGCAAAGAGCTAGAAGTAAACGGGATCGAGTTTTACCCCCAGAAAGAATTTGACGAGGACTTGGAGGATAAAACAGAGAATGACAAAATCAGG GAAAGCATGCCCTTTGCAGTAGTGGGCAGCGACAAGGAGTACCAAGTTAATGGCAAAAGAGTCCTGGGCAGGAAAACACCTTGGGGAATCATTGAAG tggaaaaCCTCACTCACTGTGAATTTGCCCTACTTCGAGACTTTGTCATCAG GACCCACCTTCAGGACCTAAAAGAAGTGACCCACAACATCCACTATGAGACCTACAGGGCCAAGCGGCTGAATGACAATGGAGGGCTGCCCCCCATGACTGCCgagacagaagaaaaccacGAAAGTAACCTGTGA
- the SEPTIN3 gene encoding neuronal-specific septin-3 isoform X1: MFKGPVESKNEAAMSELVPEPRQKPVVPMKPMGINANLLGYIGIDTIIEQMRKKTMKTGFDFNIMVVGQSGLGKSTLVNTLFKSQVSRKSSGWNREEKIPKTVEIKAIGHVIEEGGVKMKLTVIDTPGFGDQINNENCWEPIEKYINEQYEKFLKEEVNIARKKRIPDTRVHCCLYFISPTGHSLRPLDLEFMKHLSKVVNIIPVIAKADTMTLEEKTEFKQRVRKELEVNGIEFYPQKEFDEDLEDKTENDKIRQESMPFAVVGSDKEYQVNGKRVLGRKTPWGIIEVENLTHCEFALLRDFVIRTHLQDLKEVTHNIHYETYRAKRLNDNGGLPPMTAETEENHESNL, translated from the exons ATGTTCAAAG GCCCAGTGGAGAGCAAAAACGAAGCAGCCATGTCTGAGCTGGTCCCAGAGCCACGACAAAAACCAGTCGTACCGATGAAACCCATGGGCATTAACGCCAACTTACTGGGCTACATCGGTATTGACACCATCATTGAGCAGATGCGCAAGAAAACCATGAAGACGGGTTTCGACTTCAACATCATGGTTGTAG GTCAGAGTGGACTGGGAAAGTCAACATTGGTGAACACCCTCTTCAAATCCCAGGTGAGCCGCAAATCTTCAGGCTGGAACCGGGAGGAGAAAATCCCCAAGACAGTGGAGATCAAAGCCATTGGGCATG TCATTGAAGAAGGTGGTGTCAAAATGAAGCTGACAGTGATCGACACGCCGGGATTCGGGGACCAGATCAACAATGAGAACTG CTGGGAGCCTATTGAGAAATATATCAACGAGCAATACgaaaaatttttgaaagaggaGGTGAATATTGCAAGGAAGAAACGAATTCCAGACACGCGAGTGCACTGCTGCCTCTACTTCATCTCCCCCACAGGCCACTC CTTGCGGCCTTTGGACCTGGAGTTCATGAAACATCTCAGCAAGGTAGTGAACATCATCCCGGTTATTGCCAAGGCTGACACCATGACCTTGGAGGAGAAGACCGAATTCAAACAGAGA GTGCGCAAAGAGCTAGAAGTAAACGGGATCGAGTTTTACCCCCAGAAAGAATTTGACGAGGACTTGGAGGATAAAACAGAGAATGACAAAATCAGG CAGGAAAGCATGCCCTTTGCAGTAGTGGGCAGCGACAAGGAGTACCAAGTTAATGGCAAAAGAGTCCTGGGCAGGAAAACACCTTGGGGAATCATTGAAG tggaaaaCCTCACTCACTGTGAATTTGCCCTACTTCGAGACTTTGTCATCAG GACCCACCTTCAGGACCTAAAAGAAGTGACCCACAACATCCACTATGAGACCTACAGGGCCAAGCGGCTGAATGACAATGGAGGGCTGCCCCCCATGACTGCCgagacagaagaaaaccacGAAAGTAACCTGTGA
- the SEPTIN3 gene encoding neuronal-specific septin-3 isoform X2, with the protein MFKGPVESKNEAAMSELVPEPRQKPVVPMKPMGINANLLGYIGIDTIIEQMRKKTMKTGFDFNIMVVGQSGLGKSTLVNTLFKSQVSRKSSGWNREEKIPKTVEIKAIGHVIEEGGVKMKLTVIDTPGFGDQINNENCWEPIEKYINEQYEKFLKEEVNIARKKRIPDTRVHCCLYFISPTGHSLRPLDLEFMKHLSKVVNIIPVIAKADTMTLEEKTEFKQRVRKELEVNGIEFYPQKEFDEDLEDKTENDKIRESMPFAVVGSDKEYQVNGKRVLGRKTPWGIIEVENLTHCEFALLRDFVIRTHLQDLKEVTHNIHYETYRAKRLNDNGGLPPMTAETEENHESNL; encoded by the exons ATGTTCAAAG GCCCAGTGGAGAGCAAAAACGAAGCAGCCATGTCTGAGCTGGTCCCAGAGCCACGACAAAAACCAGTCGTACCGATGAAACCCATGGGCATTAACGCCAACTTACTGGGCTACATCGGTATTGACACCATCATTGAGCAGATGCGCAAGAAAACCATGAAGACGGGTTTCGACTTCAACATCATGGTTGTAG GTCAGAGTGGACTGGGAAAGTCAACATTGGTGAACACCCTCTTCAAATCCCAGGTGAGCCGCAAATCTTCAGGCTGGAACCGGGAGGAGAAAATCCCCAAGACAGTGGAGATCAAAGCCATTGGGCATG TCATTGAAGAAGGTGGTGTCAAAATGAAGCTGACAGTGATCGACACGCCGGGATTCGGGGACCAGATCAACAATGAGAACTG CTGGGAGCCTATTGAGAAATATATCAACGAGCAATACgaaaaatttttgaaagaggaGGTGAATATTGCAAGGAAGAAACGAATTCCAGACACGCGAGTGCACTGCTGCCTCTACTTCATCTCCCCCACAGGCCACTC CTTGCGGCCTTTGGACCTGGAGTTCATGAAACATCTCAGCAAGGTAGTGAACATCATCCCGGTTATTGCCAAGGCTGACACCATGACCTTGGAGGAGAAGACCGAATTCAAACAGAGA GTGCGCAAAGAGCTAGAAGTAAACGGGATCGAGTTTTACCCCCAGAAAGAATTTGACGAGGACTTGGAGGATAAAACAGAGAATGACAAAATCAGG GAAAGCATGCCCTTTGCAGTAGTGGGCAGCGACAAGGAGTACCAAGTTAATGGCAAAAGAGTCCTGGGCAGGAAAACACCTTGGGGAATCATTGAAG tggaaaaCCTCACTCACTGTGAATTTGCCCTACTTCGAGACTTTGTCATCAG GACCCACCTTCAGGACCTAAAAGAAGTGACCCACAACATCCACTATGAGACCTACAGGGCCAAGCGGCTGAATGACAATGGAGGGCTGCCCCCCATGACTGCCgagacagaagaaaaccacGAAAGTAACCTGTGA
- the SEPTIN3 gene encoding neuronal-specific septin-3 isoform X3, which yields MSELVPEPRQKPVVPMKPMGINANLLGYIGIDTIIEQMRKKTMKTGFDFNIMVVGQSGLGKSTLVNTLFKSQVSRKSSGWNREEKIPKTVEIKAIGHVIEEGGVKMKLTVIDTPGFGDQINNENCWEPIEKYINEQYEKFLKEEVNIARKKRIPDTRVHCCLYFISPTGHSLRPLDLEFMKHLSKVVNIIPVIAKADTMTLEEKTEFKQRVRKELEVNGIEFYPQKEFDEDLEDKTENDKIRQESMPFAVVGSDKEYQVNGKRVLGRKTPWGIIEVENLTHCEFALLRDFVIRTHLQDLKEVTHNIHYETYRAKRLNDNGGLPPMTAETEENHESNL from the exons ATGTCTGAGCTGGTCCCAGAGCCACGACAAAAACCAGTCGTACCGATGAAACCCATGGGCATTAACGCCAACTTACTGGGCTACATCGGTATTGACACCATCATTGAGCAGATGCGCAAGAAAACCATGAAGACGGGTTTCGACTTCAACATCATGGTTGTAG GTCAGAGTGGACTGGGAAAGTCAACATTGGTGAACACCCTCTTCAAATCCCAGGTGAGCCGCAAATCTTCAGGCTGGAACCGGGAGGAGAAAATCCCCAAGACAGTGGAGATCAAAGCCATTGGGCATG TCATTGAAGAAGGTGGTGTCAAAATGAAGCTGACAGTGATCGACACGCCGGGATTCGGGGACCAGATCAACAATGAGAACTG CTGGGAGCCTATTGAGAAATATATCAACGAGCAATACgaaaaatttttgaaagaggaGGTGAATATTGCAAGGAAGAAACGAATTCCAGACACGCGAGTGCACTGCTGCCTCTACTTCATCTCCCCCACAGGCCACTC CTTGCGGCCTTTGGACCTGGAGTTCATGAAACATCTCAGCAAGGTAGTGAACATCATCCCGGTTATTGCCAAGGCTGACACCATGACCTTGGAGGAGAAGACCGAATTCAAACAGAGA GTGCGCAAAGAGCTAGAAGTAAACGGGATCGAGTTTTACCCCCAGAAAGAATTTGACGAGGACTTGGAGGATAAAACAGAGAATGACAAAATCAGG CAGGAAAGCATGCCCTTTGCAGTAGTGGGCAGCGACAAGGAGTACCAAGTTAATGGCAAAAGAGTCCTGGGCAGGAAAACACCTTGGGGAATCATTGAAG tggaaaaCCTCACTCACTGTGAATTTGCCCTACTTCGAGACTTTGTCATCAG GACCCACCTTCAGGACCTAAAAGAAGTGACCCACAACATCCACTATGAGACCTACAGGGCCAAGCGGCTGAATGACAATGGAGGGCTGCCCCCCATGACTGCCgagacagaagaaaaccacGAAAGTAACCTGTGA